The DNA segment GGGACAATCTGAGGACTTAGCAGGACTTAACGAAACAAGAGTAAAATCTTTCCGTGAAATTTACGAGAAATACCACTATATCGGTAAAGGACTTATTGCTATTCTGGCTTTACTGGCAGCATACGGAGTATGGAACTGGATCATGTGGATCGGTGTTTACAAAGGATATAAACCTGAACAACCTATCTATTTCTCTCACAAAATCCACGCAGGAGAACAGAAGATTGACTGTCAGCTATGTCACTCCAGTGCCAAGTATGGTAAAGTATCTGAAATCCCTTCTATGAATGTTTGTATGAACTGTCACAGAACAATTTCCGAGTACAATGCAGAACACTACATGGAACCAGGAAAAGACAAGGCATTCTACGACGGAGAAATCCAGAAAATTTATGCTGCTACAGGTTGGGATTCTGAAAAACAACAGTATACAGGAAAAACGCAGCCAGTTGAATGGACAAGAATCCACAACATGCCGGACTTCGTTTACTTCAACCACGCTCAGCACGTTGTAGCAGGTGAACAGGCAATTATTAATTCTTTCAACAAAAAGAATCCAAACAACAAAATTGATGTTGTATGTAAAGCCTGCCACGGTAAAATTGATACAATGAATGTTGTTCAGATGGCCAATGACTTCACAATGGGATGGTGTATTGAGTGCCACAGAACTACTGAGGTTGATATGAACAACGGTTATAATAAAGAATACTTCAAGAATCTACATGACAAGTTGAAAAAACAATACCCTAAAGATGGTGGTAAGATTACTGTAGATGCAATTGGAGGTCTTGAGTGTGGTAAATGTCATTATTAATAACTAAAAATTAGAAGTATAAATGGCTTCAAACAAAATACAATTTAGAAGTATTCACGAACTTAAAGATCCGGCTCTAAACAACAAGCTGGCTCAAAAAGAGTTCCAGGAAGAAATTCCGGTAGAAGATTTCCTTGGAGATGCTGAAAAAAACGGATCCAGTACTTCAAGAAGAGATTTCTTAAAACTATTAGGATTCTCTACTGCAGCGGTTACACTGGCTGCATGTGAAGCTCCGGTTATCAAAACAATTCCTTATGTGGTAAAGCCACATGAAATCATCCCGGGAATTCCAAACTATTACGCTTCAACATATTTCGATGGTTTTGACTTTGCGAGTGTTTTAGTAAAAACAAGAGAAGGAAGACCTATTAAAATTGAACCGAATCCTGTTGCAGGAGATCTTGGAAAAACAAGCGCAAGAGCACAGGCAAGCGTACTTTCTCTTTATGACAATGATAAAGTAAAGCAGCCTAAATTTGAAGGTAAAGATGAAACTTTCGATAAGGTAGACAGCTACATTATCAAAGGACTGGAAGAAGCTAACGCTGCAGGAAAAAGAATTGTTTTATTATCGCATTCTTTTGCTTCCCCTACTTTCAAAAAATTATTCTCTGAATTTAAGGCTAAATATCCTACAGCAGAGTTAGTAACATATGATGCTTATCCTTATGCTGGTGCATTAGACGCAGCCCAGGAAGTTTTCGGAACAAGAGCATTACCGGTTTACGACCTTCGAGGAACAGAATTGGTAGTTTCTTTCCAGGCAGATTTCTTAGGAGATTACAATGGCGGAGGATTAGAATCTTCTTACGCTGCTGCTAGAAAGCCGGGACCAAACATGTTGAGACACATTCAGGTGGAATCAAACATGTCACTGACTGGTGCTAACGCTGACGAAAGATTCAGATTAAAGCCTAGCCAGGTAAATAAAACTTTAGTTGAAGTTTACAATGCCATCGTTGGTGGAGGAACTTCAGATAAAACAGCTTCTGAAATTGCTAAAGAATTACAGACAAAAGGAAGCAAAGCAGTAGTTTTTGCCGACGGTTCCAAAGGTGCTCAGGTTTTAGCACACCTTATTAACCAGAAACTTGGTTCTACAGCTTTCACAGGTAAAGCAAACCTATTAAAAGAATTTGACAAAGCAAGATTCGAGGAATTCCTTGGATGGGTAAATGCAGGTCAGGTTGGTGTATTGATCGCCAATAATGTAGATCCTATTTACTCATACCACAAAGGAGAAGATTTCAAAAAATCTTTAACAAAGGTTCCTTACGTCATTGCTATTGCTGATAAGAAAAATGAAATGTACAAAGCAGCGAAAGCTGTAATTCCTGTAGCCAACTGGCTTGAGTCTTGGGGAGATATCGAACCGCAGACGGGAGTATATTCATTAATGCAGCCAACCATCCAGAAAATCTACAAATCAAGACAGATAGAAGAATCTTTATTGGTTTGGAAAAACGGAAAGAACAATGCGGCTAACAACTACTACGATTATTTAAAAGCAAATGCTTCTTCCGTACTAGGAGGAACTTCATTCAACAAAGCTTTATATAACGGATTTAATACTTCTGCAAATGCAACAACATTGTCGTATGCAGGAGGAAATGCTGCTCAGGCTGTAGCTGAATTAGGAGGCTTCAAAGCATCTGATTTAGAATTGGTATTATATACCAAAACAGCAATGGGAGACGGAACTCAGGCCAACAACCCTTGGCTTCAGGAATTACCGGACCCAATTACAAGAATGTCTTGGGATAACTACCTGACAATTTCTCCTAAAGATGCTGAAAGATTAGGTATAGAAAACGATCTTAATGCTAGAATGCAGCTGGACGGTTCTATCGTAAATCTTACGGTAAACGGAGTTACTATAAAAGATGTTCCTGTATTCATTCAGCCGGGACAGGCAGAAGGATCAGTAGGTCTTGCGCTTGGATATGGTAAGAAAAATTCAGGAGCAACAGCTGATACGGGAGTAAATGCATATCCTTTATTCGATGGATCTAACCTGGTGGTATCTAATGTTAAATTAGAAAAAACAGGTGAAGATCATGAATTCGCAGGGATTCAGCTTCAAAATACATTAATGGGACGTTACGAAATTGCTAAAGAAGTTCCTTTGGCAGATTTCTTAAACGTAGCATTTGATGATGAGCACAAAGGATGGAATAAGCCTTTGGAATATCACACCATCAGCGGAGCTCTTCCTGCAAGAAAGATTGACCTTTGGGATGCTTTCGATGATACGGACGGGCCTCACTTCAACATGTCGATCGACCTTAACTCCTGTACAGGTTGCGGATCTTGTATCATTGCCTGCCAGGCAGAGAACAACGTTCCTGTAGTAGGAAAAGAAGAGATCAGAATGTCCAGAGATATGTACTGGTTAAGAATTGACCGTTATTATTCTTCAAGACAGAAAGTAGAAGTATATGAGGGATTAAAAGAAGGAATGGCAGTTCCTGAATTATATGGTACTGCATTCGGCGACGGAGGGGCATTGAACCACCCTGCTGATAATCCTGATGTGATCTTCCAACCGGTAATGTGTCAGCATTGTAACCACGCACCTTGTGAAACGGTTTGTCCGGTAGCGGCTACATCTCACGGTTCTCAGGGACAAAACCACATGGCTTACAACAGATGTATTGGTACAAGATATTGTGCAAATAACTGTCCGTACAAAGTAAGACGTTTCAACTGGTTTACCTACAACCTGAATGACAAGTTCGATTTCAACATGAACAACGATCTTGGAAGAATGGTACTGAATCCTGATGTTGTTGTAAGAACAAGAGGGGTTATGGAGAAATGTTCAATGTGTATCCAAATGACTCAAACGACTATTCTTGAAGCTAAAAAAGAGAACAGAATCGTGAAAGACGGAGAATTCCAGACAGCTTGTTCAAAAGCATGTACAACAGGATCTATCCAGTTCGGAGACATGAATGACAAAGGATCTGAAGTCAGAAAATTATATGCTGACAACAGAAGATATTATTTACTTGAAGAGATCGGAACCAAGCCAAACGTGTTCTATCATACTAAAGTAAGAAACAGAGTAGAAAAATAAAGTTTAAATAATAAATAGGTAAAAAATGTCAGGACATTACGAAGCTCCGATAAGGGAACCTCTGATTATTGGTCACAAAACTTATCACGATATCACGGAAGATATTGCACGACCTATCGAAGAAAGAGCAGGTAAATTATGGTGGATCTCATTATATGCAGCCTTAGTTCTATTCATCTATGGATTTGGGTGTATCGCCTATACTATCGGAACAGGTATTGGAGCATGGGGACTTAACAGAACTATTAACTGGGGTTGGGATATTACTAACTTCGTATGGTGGGTTGGTATCGGTCACGCCGGAACCCTAATCTCAGCGGTATTATTATTATTTAGACAGCGTTGGAGAATGTCTGTAAACAGATCTGCGGAAGCGATGACGATTTTCGCAGTAGTACAGGCAGCAATCTTCCCGGTAATTCACATGGGTAGAGTTTGGGTAGGATATTGGGTATTCCCATTACCAAACCAGTTCGGTTCTCTTTGGGGGAACTTCAACTCTCCTCTACTTTGGGACGTATTTGCAATCTCTACCTATTTCTCGGTATCAACAGTATTCTGGTTTATGGGATTGATTCCTGACTTTGCAATGATCAGAGACAGAGCAAAAACACCTTGGACTAAAAAGATTTATACATTCCTTGCATTCGGATGGGGAGGTAAAGCAAAACACTGGCAAAGATTCGAAGAACTTTCTTTGGTTCTAGCAGGTTTGGCAACGCCGCTTGTATTCTCAGTACACACTACCGTATCTTTTGACTTCGCCACGTCAGTAATTAAAGGATGGCACTCTACGATCTATCCTCCTTACTTCGTTGCCGGTGCGATCTTCTCAGGATTCGCGATGGTACAGACGTTATTATTGGTTGCAAGAAAAGTTTGTCACCTTGAAGATTATATCACTATGTATCATATCGAAATTATGAACATCGTAATTATTTTAACAGGTGGTATGGTAACCGTGGCCTATGCTACAGAATATTTCATCGGATGGTATTCAGGATCAAGATTTGAAGATTTCACTTATCTTTCTCCGGGTGCTGCTGTTGGACCTTACTGGTGGGCATTCTGGTCATTGATCATCTGTAACCTTGTTGTTCCTGCTTCATTCTGGTTCAAGAAATTGAGAACGAATATTATCTGGACATTCATTGTTGCATTAATCATCAACATCGGGATGTGGTTTGAGCGTTTTGACATCATCGTAATCAACCTTTCAAGAGACTACTTACCAGGATCTTGGACTATGTTTAAGCCAACGATCATTGATGTGGGTGTATATTTAGGAACAATTGGATTCTTCTCCGTATTATTCTTATTATATGCAAGAACATTCCCTGTAATTGCACAGGCCGAATTAAAATCGATTTTGAAAATCTCAGGTGAAACTTATAAAGCAAAAGAAGGAGATGAGCACCACTAAAATTGTATACGGACTTTATGCTGACGACGACGATTTAATGAACGGCGTTAAGGCATTCAACGATAAAGGAATCGCAATCAACGAAGTTTATACTCCGTTCCCGGTTCACGGGCTTGACAAAGCTTTGGGGTTAAAGAAAACAAGAATTTCTGATGCCGCTTTTCTTTACGCTCTTTATGGAGTAACGATTGGAGCTACTTTAACCTGGTATGTAATGAACCACGACTGGCCTCAGAATATCGGTGGTAAACCAGCTTTTGACTGGGGACACAATATGCCGGCATTCGTTGTACCAATGTTTGAGCTTATGGTATTTTGTGCCGCTCACATGATGTCATTAACTTTCCTGGTAAGAAACAAAATGTATCCCGGAGCTCCTGCACAAAACCCGGACCCGAGAACAACGGATGATAAATTTATGATGGAATTTGTAACTGATGATGTAGAATCTGTAAAACAGTTGCTTATTGAAACCGGAGTTGAAGAAATAACTGTTAAAGATGCTTAAAATGAAAAAGAATGTATTAAAAATTACAGCAGTTTTAGGTTTAACAACAGTTTTACTTAACTCTTGCGGGCCAAAAGAAAATACTCCGTTAGTATATTTCCCGGACATGTATTTCCCGGTAGCTTATGATCCATTGATGAAAGCCCAGGATGCTTATTCAGATCATGAAAATGAAATTCCTGCTTTCGTAAAAAATAACGGGGCAACAGGCCTTTCTCCTGTAGAAGGATCTGTTCCTCAAAATAAAGATGGTGTTTTTGAAGAAGGATTGCTTCCGAAAACCGTTGATGAATACAATGCCGGTTATGATGCTTCAAAAACAATGACCAATTCTCCTTTAAATCCTGCAAACTCTGCAAAGGATCTGGAGAGAGGGAAAATATTATTTGAACATACCTGTGCAGCTTGTCATGGTGTAGGTGGAGACGGACAGGGACCTATCGTACAGTCCGGAGCTTTCTCCGGTGTACCAAACTACGCCGACAGGGAAATTACTGTAGGATCTGTTCATTATGTGATCACAAACGGTAGAAACGCAATGGGATCTTATGCAGGGCAATTAAACGCTGGAGACAGATGGAGAGTGGCCATGTATGTAATGAATGCCTTTAAAAAAGGAGCTGCAGCACCTGCCACTGCAACACCTGCAGCGGGAACGGCTACACCGGCGTCGACTACAGCAGCAGCACCGGCAACTACTGAAACAAAGACTACCGAAACTAAAAAATAAGAAAAGAAATGTATAGTTTTTCACCAAAATTAAAATCAACTT comes from the Chryseobacterium nepalense genome and includes:
- a CDS encoding c-type cytochrome — encoded protein: MISWRKHYRQTLIAISLLLSTSASIYGQDGDPKNGEKLFKANCTACHALDKQVVGPALKGVVARLDTEQGLGKDWLHKWIKNNKELRASGDKYANEVFEKFNKTEMQVFPNLTDKDIDDILAYTTNPPAPEPAKTDDAKNTANAGSANVAPQSSTTTNVVIISLLAIAGLLVWILLKLRQLVKLGQSEDLAGLNETRVKSFREIYEKYHYIGKGLIAILALLAAYGVWNWIMWIGVYKGYKPEQPIYFSHKIHAGEQKIDCQLCHSSAKYGKVSEIPSMNVCMNCHRTISEYNAEHYMEPGKDKAFYDGEIQKIYAATGWDSEKQQYTGKTQPVEWTRIHNMPDFVYFNHAQHVVAGEQAIINSFNKKNPNNKIDVVCKACHGKIDTMNVVQMANDFTMGWCIECHRTTEVDMNNGYNKEYFKNLHDKLKKQYPKDGGKITVDAIGGLECGKCHY
- a CDS encoding TAT-variant-translocated molybdopterin oxidoreductase yields the protein MASNKIQFRSIHELKDPALNNKLAQKEFQEEIPVEDFLGDAEKNGSSTSRRDFLKLLGFSTAAVTLAACEAPVIKTIPYVVKPHEIIPGIPNYYASTYFDGFDFASVLVKTREGRPIKIEPNPVAGDLGKTSARAQASVLSLYDNDKVKQPKFEGKDETFDKVDSYIIKGLEEANAAGKRIVLLSHSFASPTFKKLFSEFKAKYPTAELVTYDAYPYAGALDAAQEVFGTRALPVYDLRGTELVVSFQADFLGDYNGGGLESSYAAARKPGPNMLRHIQVESNMSLTGANADERFRLKPSQVNKTLVEVYNAIVGGGTSDKTASEIAKELQTKGSKAVVFADGSKGAQVLAHLINQKLGSTAFTGKANLLKEFDKARFEEFLGWVNAGQVGVLIANNVDPIYSYHKGEDFKKSLTKVPYVIAIADKKNEMYKAAKAVIPVANWLESWGDIEPQTGVYSLMQPTIQKIYKSRQIEESLLVWKNGKNNAANNYYDYLKANASSVLGGTSFNKALYNGFNTSANATTLSYAGGNAAQAVAELGGFKASDLELVLYTKTAMGDGTQANNPWLQELPDPITRMSWDNYLTISPKDAERLGIENDLNARMQLDGSIVNLTVNGVTIKDVPVFIQPGQAEGSVGLALGYGKKNSGATADTGVNAYPLFDGSNLVVSNVKLEKTGEDHEFAGIQLQNTLMGRYEIAKEVPLADFLNVAFDDEHKGWNKPLEYHTISGALPARKIDLWDAFDDTDGPHFNMSIDLNSCTGCGSCIIACQAENNVPVVGKEEIRMSRDMYWLRIDRYYSSRQKVEVYEGLKEGMAVPELYGTAFGDGGALNHPADNPDVIFQPVMCQHCNHAPCETVCPVAATSHGSQGQNHMAYNRCIGTRYCANNCPYKVRRFNWFTYNLNDKFDFNMNNDLGRMVLNPDVVVRTRGVMEKCSMCIQMTQTTILEAKKENRIVKDGEFQTACSKACTTGSIQFGDMNDKGSEVRKLYADNRRYYLLEEIGTKPNVFYHTKVRNRVEK
- the nrfD gene encoding NrfD/PsrC family molybdoenzyme membrane anchor subunit, with protein sequence MSGHYEAPIREPLIIGHKTYHDITEDIARPIEERAGKLWWISLYAALVLFIYGFGCIAYTIGTGIGAWGLNRTINWGWDITNFVWWVGIGHAGTLISAVLLLFRQRWRMSVNRSAEAMTIFAVVQAAIFPVIHMGRVWVGYWVFPLPNQFGSLWGNFNSPLLWDVFAISTYFSVSTVFWFMGLIPDFAMIRDRAKTPWTKKIYTFLAFGWGGKAKHWQRFEELSLVLAGLATPLVFSVHTTVSFDFATSVIKGWHSTIYPPYFVAGAIFSGFAMVQTLLLVARKVCHLEDYITMYHIEIMNIVIILTGGMVTVAYATEYFIGWYSGSRFEDFTYLSPGAAVGPYWWAFWSLIICNLVVPASFWFKKLRTNIIWTFIVALIINIGMWFERFDIIVINLSRDYLPGSWTMFKPTIIDVGVYLGTIGFFSVLFLLYARTFPVIAQAELKSILKISGETYKAKEGDEHH
- a CDS encoding DUF3341 domain-containing protein, producing the protein MSTTKIVYGLYADDDDLMNGVKAFNDKGIAINEVYTPFPVHGLDKALGLKKTRISDAAFLYALYGVTIGATLTWYVMNHDWPQNIGGKPAFDWGHNMPAFVVPMFELMVFCAAHMMSLTFLVRNKMYPGAPAQNPDPRTTDDKFMMEFVTDDVESVKQLLIETGVEEITVKDA
- a CDS encoding c-type cytochrome: MLKMKKNVLKITAVLGLTTVLLNSCGPKENTPLVYFPDMYFPVAYDPLMKAQDAYSDHENEIPAFVKNNGATGLSPVEGSVPQNKDGVFEEGLLPKTVDEYNAGYDASKTMTNSPLNPANSAKDLERGKILFEHTCAACHGVGGDGQGPIVQSGAFSGVPNYADREITVGSVHYVITNGRNAMGSYAGQLNAGDRWRVAMYVMNAFKKGAAAPATATPAAGTATPASTTAAAPATTETKTTETKK